From the Priestia aryabhattai genome, one window contains:
- a CDS encoding iron chelate uptake ABC transporter family permease subunit, with protein MHNKYKIIILAALAILSVALFIGYDLGYWQYTLPRRIEKVAAIVLTGGAIAFSSVIFQTITNNRILTPSILGLDSLYLFLQTFIVYIFGSTNIVIMNKNLNFLLCVSLMIIFSVLLYILMFKKAGKNIFFILLVGIVFGTLFKSMSSFMEMLIDPNEFQVVQDKSFASFNNVNTDLLYIAAVIFILLGIYVWRFTSIFDVLSLGREHAVNLGIDYDKFVKKMLIVIAIFVSVATALVGPITFLGLLVVNLARELFKTYKHTYLMMGSLLLSVIALVGGEFIVEKVFTFSTTLSVIIDFAGGIYFIYLLLKENKSW; from the coding sequence ATGCATAACAAATATAAAATCATCATTCTTGCCGCGCTGGCCATTTTATCAGTGGCACTGTTTATTGGCTACGATTTAGGCTACTGGCAGTACACGCTGCCGCGAAGAATTGAAAAAGTCGCTGCGATTGTTTTAACCGGAGGAGCCATTGCGTTTTCATCTGTTATCTTTCAAACGATTACAAATAATCGAATCTTAACTCCTAGTATTCTAGGACTGGATTCACTGTATTTATTTCTGCAAACGTTTATTGTGTACATCTTTGGCTCGACGAATATTGTCATCATGAACAAAAATCTTAATTTTCTTCTTTGTGTTTCGCTGATGATTATTTTTTCGGTCTTGCTTTACATACTGATGTTCAAAAAAGCCGGTAAGAATATTTTCTTTATTTTACTGGTTGGAATTGTGTTTGGCACCTTATTTAAAAGCATGTCTTCATTTATGGAAATGCTAATCGATCCGAATGAATTTCAAGTTGTACAGGATAAATCATTTGCAAGCTTTAACAATGTTAATACCGATTTGCTATACATAGCAGCCGTTATTTTTATCCTACTTGGCATTTACGTGTGGCGCTTTACATCCATTTTTGATGTACTGTCGCTAGGAAGAGAACATGCGGTAAATCTAGGTATTGATTATGACAAGTTCGTCAAAAAAATGCTGATTGTGATCGCCATTTTTGTCTCAGTGGCTACAGCGTTAGTTGGGCCGATTACATTTCTTGGACTGCTTGTTGTGAACCTTGCGAGAGAGCTGTTCAAAACGTACAAGCACACCTATCTAATGATGGGATCACTGCTGCTTAGTGTTATAGCTCTCGTCGGAGGAGAATTTATCGTTGAAAAAGTGTTCACCTTCAGCACCACGCTGAGCGTCATCATTGACTTTGCCGGCGGAATTTACTTTATTTATTTGCTGCTAAAGGAGAATAAATCATGGTAG
- a CDS encoding iron ABC transporter ATP-binding protein translates to MVEVTNVSKTYGEKTVLEKTSVVIPKGKITSFIGPNGAGKSTLLSIMSRLIKADSGSISIEGKNIENIDSSDLAKKMSILKQSNQLNIRLSVRELVNFGRFPYSKGRLTKSDEQAVDQALSYMKLESIQDKYLDELSGGQCQRAFIAMVIAQDTEYIFLDEPLNNLDMKHSVEIMKLLKRLVKDLGKTIVIVIHDINFASVYSDYIVALKNGRVIREGPTEAIIQTPVLKDIYDMDIPIEMVDGQRICVYFS, encoded by the coding sequence ATGGTAGAAGTAACAAATGTCAGTAAAACATACGGAGAAAAAACCGTTTTAGAAAAAACATCCGTCGTGATTCCAAAAGGAAAAATCACGTCATTTATCGGCCCAAACGGAGCGGGGAAAAGTACGCTGCTTTCAATTATGAGCCGTCTCATTAAAGCTGACTCAGGGTCAATATCTATAGAAGGAAAAAATATAGAGAATATTGACAGCTCAGATTTAGCCAAAAAAATGAGCATTTTAAAACAGTCCAACCAGCTTAATATTAGGCTTAGCGTACGTGAACTCGTAAATTTCGGCCGGTTTCCTTATTCAAAAGGCCGCTTAACAAAAAGCGATGAACAAGCGGTTGATCAGGCGCTGAGTTATATGAAGCTTGAAAGTATTCAAGATAAATACTTGGATGAACTAAGCGGGGGACAGTGTCAGCGAGCTTTTATCGCTATGGTCATTGCACAGGACACGGAGTATATCTTCTTAGATGAACCGCTCAATAACTTGGATATGAAGCATTCTGTTGAAATTATGAAGCTGTTGAAACGGCTCGTAAAAGACTTAGGCAAAACCATTGTGATTGTCATTCACGATATTAATTTTGCGTCCGTCTATTCAGATTATATTGTGGCGCTTAAAAACGGTCGAGTGATCCGTGAAGGTCCAACAGAAGCCATCATTCAAACGCCCGTATTAAAGGATATATACGATATGGATATTCCAATCGAAATGGTTGACGGGCAGCGTATTTGCGTGTATTTTTCATAA
- a CDS encoding siderophore ABC transporter substrate-binding protein produces the protein MKKVLLMFVAVLTAIVVAACGNQGAKETSSGESKQKETVTVTDQLNKDGIKIEKNPKTVVTFSMGALDTLDKLGVEVAGLPKQAIPDYLSKYQDDKYANVGGLKEPDFEKIAELKPDLIIIQGRQAESFDEFSKIAPTIYIDTDNQHYMKSFKENTEVLGQIFDKEEQAKKELANIDKQIADLKKQADKLGKKGLVMLANDSKMTAFGPGSKYGLIHDVFGIKAADESIDPNATHGQSIAYEYLVKQNPDYLFVVDRGAAIGEKSSAKQIVENEYVKEVNAVKNNHVVYLDPGLWYLSGGGLESMAGMIKEIKTGIEK, from the coding sequence GTGAAAAAAGTGTTATTAATGTTTGTAGCAGTCTTAACTGCGATTGTTGTAGCTGCTTGCGGTAATCAAGGGGCAAAAGAAACATCAAGTGGAGAAAGTAAACAAAAAGAGACGGTAACGGTAACCGATCAGTTGAATAAAGACGGCATTAAAATTGAGAAAAATCCTAAAACAGTTGTAACCTTCAGCATGGGGGCGCTTGATACGCTAGATAAACTAGGCGTTGAAGTAGCGGGCTTACCAAAACAAGCGATCCCAGATTATCTATCAAAATATCAAGATGATAAGTATGCAAATGTAGGTGGCTTAAAAGAGCCTGATTTTGAGAAAATTGCAGAATTAAAGCCGGACTTAATTATTATTCAAGGCCGCCAAGCAGAATCATTTGACGAGTTTTCAAAAATCGCGCCGACAATTTATATTGATACAGACAATCAGCATTATATGAAGTCATTTAAAGAAAATACAGAAGTACTAGGCCAAATTTTTGACAAAGAAGAACAAGCGAAAAAAGAACTGGCAAACATCGACAAGCAAATTGCAGATTTGAAAAAGCAGGCTGACAAATTAGGTAAAAAGGGTCTTGTCATGCTGGCAAACGACAGTAAAATGACAGCGTTTGGCCCTGGCTCTAAATACGGGTTAATTCATGACGTATTTGGCATCAAAGCAGCTGATGAAAGTATTGACCCAAATGCTACACACGGTCAAAGCATTGCATATGAATATTTAGTTAAACAAAACCCGGACTACTTATTCGTGGTTGACCGCGGCGCAGCAATTGGTGAAAAATCATCTGCTAAACAAATTGTTGAAAATGAGTATGTAAAAGAAGTTAACGCAGTGAAAAACAATCACGTCGTGTACCTTGATCCAGGCCTTTGGTATTTATCTGGAGGAGGCCTTGAGTCAATGGCAGGCATGATTAAAGAAATCAAAACAGGTATAGAGAAGTAA
- a CDS encoding manganese catalase family protein, giving the protein MFRHQKELQFEVKVDRPDPMLARQIQEVLGGQFGEMTVMMQYLFQGFNCRGEEKYKDMLMDIGTEEIGHVEMLCSLISQLLDGASPEDQAEAAKDPATAAIMGGINPQHLLVSGLGGLPTNSNGVPWNGSYIVASGNLLADMRSNLHAESQGRLQVARLYHMTKDEGVRATFRKMLARDRYHQYQWMEAINELEEKNGVVVPASFPPEAEKESQPEAYEFWNLSEGTESEEGPWATGSAPDGSSEYVYIKDPVAKGQVPNPEIPDTSLHHDLTRKKAFSK; this is encoded by the coding sequence ATGTTTCGTCATCAAAAAGAACTGCAATTTGAAGTGAAAGTAGATCGCCCGGATCCGATGCTTGCTCGCCAGATTCAAGAAGTACTAGGTGGACAATTCGGTGAAATGACAGTAATGATGCAATACCTCTTTCAAGGATTTAACTGTCGAGGAGAAGAAAAATATAAAGATATGCTGATGGATATAGGTACAGAGGAAATTGGACACGTAGAGATGCTTTGTTCACTTATTAGTCAATTACTTGATGGAGCCTCTCCAGAAGATCAAGCGGAAGCTGCGAAAGATCCTGCAACAGCAGCTATCATGGGAGGAATTAATCCTCAGCACTTATTAGTGAGCGGGCTTGGTGGTTTGCCTACTAATTCAAATGGAGTTCCATGGAACGGTTCATATATCGTAGCAAGTGGCAATTTATTAGCAGACATGCGTTCGAACTTGCATGCAGAAAGCCAAGGTAGACTTCAAGTAGCTAGGTTATACCATATGACAAAAGATGAAGGTGTACGTGCGACATTTAGAAAAATGCTAGCGCGTGATCGCTATCATCAGTATCAGTGGATGGAAGCTATAAACGAACTCGAAGAAAAAAATGGAGTAGTTGTTCCTGCATCTTTCCCTCCTGAGGCTGAAAAAGAATCACAGCCAGAAGCTTATGAGTTTTGGAACCTCTCAGAAGGCACTGAATCAGAAGAGGGACCATGGGCTACTGGAAGCGCCCCGGACGGAAGCAGTGAATATGTATATATCAAAGATCCTGTAGCAAAAGGACAAGTTCCCAATCCGGAAATTCCAGATACTTCCCTACATCATGATTTAACTCGTAAAAAAGCTTTCTCTAAATAA
- a CDS encoding DUF3231 family protein, whose amino-acid sequence MGILSGNPTDEPMHYGEVFGTWSFLSASKGLVAGYQTFLNHVGDKDLHKLVQETIEQCQQEMKGVETLLKENGVALPPTPPERPEACLDDIPVGARVQDPEVAAAISMDIAAGLVTCSQLIGQSIREDIAAMFSQIHMQKVALGGKFLRLNKEKGWLIPPPLHKSKNTDC is encoded by the coding sequence ATGGGTATTTTAAGCGGAAACCCTACAGATGAACCAATGCACTACGGTGAAGTTTTCGGTACTTGGTCGTTTCTTTCTGCCTCAAAAGGGTTAGTAGCTGGCTATCAAACATTTTTAAATCATGTAGGAGATAAAGATCTACATAAGTTAGTCCAAGAAACAATCGAGCAGTGTCAGCAAGAGATGAAAGGTGTAGAGACATTGTTAAAAGAAAATGGAGTGGCTTTACCGCCGACTCCGCCTGAACGTCCAGAAGCATGTTTAGACGATATTCCAGTAGGAGCACGTGTTCAAGATCCAGAAGTTGCAGCAGCAATCTCAATGGATATCGCTGCTGGTCTCGTAACTTGCAGCCAATTGATTGGACAATCTATTCGTGAAGATATTGCAGCTATGTTTAGCCAAATTCATATGCAGAAAGTAGCTCTTGGGGGTAAGTTTTTACGCCTTAATAAAGAAAAAGGCTGGCTGATTCCACCACCTCTTCACAAATCAAAAAATACGGACTGTTAA
- a CDS encoding manganese catalase family protein yields MYYYKEGLINGIKPDKPDPAAAKVLQETLGGQFGEMRTMMQYFFQSSNFRGKETQYRDLMKGVFLEEIAHVELVQNTINALLDESGGAGVGSQGLDQAPLDEAVKHANPHHYIMGAQSSLPVDAGGNPWNGSWVYNHGNLVADLLNNVVLESTGVLQKTRIYEMSSNQTLRETLGFLIVRDNAHQNAFAKALETLGVDWGKLFPVPNYDINKYPECRKFVEMGYHNTQFDFRLDPHRMGEIFQGQTPSRNGGDLSVTPPPEGFPVPHLSEMPNEHAPGLGDMNA; encoded by the coding sequence GTGTATTATTACAAAGAAGGATTAATTAATGGCATTAAACCGGATAAACCCGATCCTGCAGCCGCGAAAGTACTGCAAGAAACATTAGGGGGTCAGTTTGGTGAAATGCGAACGATGATGCAATATTTCTTTCAAAGCTCTAACTTTAGAGGAAAAGAAACGCAATATCGGGATTTGATGAAAGGTGTTTTTTTAGAAGAAATAGCTCACGTAGAACTCGTTCAAAATACCATTAATGCATTGTTAGATGAATCTGGCGGAGCTGGGGTAGGAAGTCAAGGTTTAGATCAGGCTCCTCTTGATGAAGCTGTAAAACATGCTAATCCTCACCACTATATTATGGGAGCTCAAAGCTCACTGCCAGTGGATGCGGGTGGGAATCCATGGAACGGCTCATGGGTTTATAATCATGGAAATCTAGTGGCTGATTTGCTCAATAACGTTGTATTAGAATCAACTGGTGTTTTACAAAAAACAAGAATATATGAAATGAGTTCTAACCAGACGTTAAGAGAAACGCTAGGTTTCTTAATTGTTCGAGATAATGCTCATCAAAATGCGTTTGCAAAAGCTCTTGAAACATTGGGCGTAGACTGGGGCAAGCTTTTTCCTGTACCAAATTATGATATTAACAAATACCCTGAATGCAGAAAATTTGTTGAAATGGGGTATCATAACACGCAATTTGATTTTAGGTTAGATCCGCATCGAATGGGAGAAATATTCCAAGGGCAGACGCCAAGCAGAAATGGCGGGGACTTGAGCGTAACGCCTCCGCCGGAAGGTTTTCCAGTCCCTCATTTATCTGAAATGCCGAATGAGCATGCTCCAGGCTTAGGAGACATGAATGCATAA
- a CDS encoding NAD(P)-dependent oxidoreductase: protein MNIFLIGASGRTGQELIKQAIKNGHYVKAFVRNPAKLRVTHANVHVIQGDVLDYYEVCQAMRGCDAVISCLGTENLGHSTLLVETTNLLIQCMNENGIQRIAYTASAGIDGEIPGMTGWLAQRILKNVLRDHHEAVKLLKISRLDWTVARPMGLTSGPLTTYYRIGEESIPENGRNISRADVAHFLLQAVENNVHIKKSLSLSY, encoded by the coding sequence ATGAACATTTTTTTGATTGGCGCAAGTGGCAGGACGGGACAGGAATTGATCAAGCAAGCGATTAAAAACGGACATTATGTAAAAGCTTTTGTTCGAAATCCAGCTAAGCTTAGGGTAACGCATGCGAACGTACACGTCATACAAGGCGACGTGCTTGATTATTATGAAGTGTGTCAGGCCATGCGAGGATGTGATGCAGTGATTTCTTGTCTTGGAACCGAAAATCTAGGGCATTCTACCCTTTTAGTAGAAACGACAAATCTGCTGATTCAATGTATGAACGAAAACGGAATTCAGCGTATCGCCTACACGGCTTCTGCCGGAATCGACGGAGAGATCCCAGGCATGACGGGCTGGCTTGCTCAGCGTATTTTAAAAAATGTGCTTCGCGATCATCACGAAGCCGTGAAGCTCTTGAAGATAAGCCGACTTGACTGGACCGTTGCTCGACCAATGGGGTTAACGAGCGGTCCATTAACCACGTATTATCGTATAGGAGAAGAAAGCATACCAGAAAACGGACGCAACATCAGCCGTGCTGACGTCGCTCATTTTCTGCTTCAAGCCGTGGAAAACAACGTGCATATAAAAAAATCACTAAGTCTTTCGTATTAA
- a CDS encoding DUF421 domain-containing protein: MTSQAMEDILTSLLRTFVSFIILSITTFLIGKQINTHNNHFTFAMSIIIGSFIANMGFDLKLKFLPMFASFAFLVATHFLLASTALKSRRLRKWITGRPTVIIEKGKLLEANMKKVKYSIDDLNQHLRELGTFNIAEVEFAVLEVSGKLSVLKKTAYQNIAKQDVLSKPFKEMNLPVELIMDGEIIRKNLTSQYTEQWINLELSNRQLQLNQVLYAVVSTNGMLYVDEYTDQLSAPTDRE, from the coding sequence GTGACATCACAAGCTATGGAAGACATTCTCACGTCTCTTCTTAGAACCTTTGTTTCTTTTATTATCTTAAGTATTACAACTTTTCTGATCGGAAAACAAATTAACACGCATAATAATCATTTTACGTTTGCAATGTCCATTATTATTGGGTCGTTTATCGCAAATATGGGATTTGATTTAAAATTAAAATTTCTGCCGATGTTTGCTTCGTTTGCTTTTCTTGTGGCCACTCATTTTCTTTTAGCATCAACAGCTCTAAAAAGCAGACGCTTACGAAAATGGATTACAGGGCGCCCGACGGTTATTATAGAAAAAGGAAAGCTTCTTGAAGCAAATATGAAAAAAGTCAAATATTCTATTGATGACTTGAATCAGCATCTACGAGAACTAGGGACGTTCAACATTGCTGAAGTAGAATTTGCCGTTTTAGAAGTAAGCGGAAAACTGTCGGTATTAAAAAAAACAGCTTATCAAAACATTGCCAAACAGGACGTTTTGTCTAAGCCGTTCAAAGAAATGAATTTACCGGTAGAACTCATCATGGACGGAGAAATCATTCGTAAAAATTTAACGTCTCAATATACCGAACAGTGGATTAACCTTGAGCTTTCAAATCGTCAGCTTCAGTTGAACCAAGTACTGTATGCAGTTGTGTCAACAAACGGCATGCTCTATGTAGATGAGTATACAGATCAGCTGTCCGCTCCTACAGACAGAGAATGA
- the cspD gene encoding cold-shock protein CspD — MLQGKVKWFNAEKGFGFIEVEGQDDVFVHFSAIQGEGFKTLEEGQEVTFEIVEGNRGPQAANVQK, encoded by the coding sequence ATGTTACAAGGTAAAGTAAAATGGTTCAACGCTGAAAAAGGTTTCGGTTTCATCGAAGTAGAAGGACAAGACGATGTATTCGTTCACTTCTCTGCTATCCAAGGCGAAGGTTTCAAAACTTTAGAAGAAGGTCAAGAAGTTACATTTGAAATCGTTGAAGGCAACCGTGGACCACAAGCTGCTAACGTTCAAAAGTAA
- a CDS encoding peptide chain release factor 3 produces the protein MSNQLQETMVDSRRTFAIISHPDAGKTTLTEKMLLLGGMIRSAGTVKGKKSGKFATSDWMEIEKQRGISVTSSVMQFEYKDHFINILDTPGHEDFSEDTYRTLTAVDSAVMVIDGTKGIEAQTLKLFKVCRMRGIPILTFINKLDREGKEPLELLEEIEDVLGIESYPVTWPIGMGKRFQGTYDRFSKQIEVYQGNKESYFADFDGENIDDEIKKHVDEMYLPGLVDDLSLLDEAGNDFSIEKVKQGLLTPVFFGSAIANFGVQSFFNSFLQLTSPPQPRESTNGTVQPTDENFSGFIFKIQANMNPAHRDRIAFVRVCSGKFERGMNVTLARTNRKMKLAQSHQFLASSRETVDTAYPGDIIGLYDSGTYQIGDTIVGEGKVFEFDALPKFPPELFVKVRAKNAMKSKHFEKGINQLVQEGAVQLYRTPFFGDYILGAVGELQFQVFEHRMKGEYNVDLEFTRMSHNIAKWVDKSTIEDRMLDSRVMLVEDRDKHSVLMFENDFVWRLFQDKYPSVKFLDPFNL, from the coding sequence ATGAGCAACCAACTTCAAGAAACGATGGTCGATTCGCGTCGTACATTCGCCATTATTTCTCACCCGGATGCCGGGAAAACAACGTTAACAGAAAAAATGCTGTTACTTGGCGGAATGATTCGTTCAGCCGGAACGGTGAAAGGAAAAAAATCAGGCAAGTTTGCTACATCTGACTGGATGGAAATCGAAAAACAACGTGGAATTTCGGTTACGTCGAGTGTTATGCAGTTTGAGTATAAAGATCACTTTATTAACATCTTGGATACACCAGGACATGAAGACTTCAGTGAAGATACGTATCGTACCTTAACGGCTGTAGATAGTGCGGTCATGGTTATTGATGGAACAAAAGGGATTGAAGCACAAACGCTTAAGCTTTTTAAAGTTTGTCGTATGCGCGGTATTCCCATCCTAACGTTTATCAATAAATTAGACCGTGAAGGAAAAGAGCCGCTTGAGCTGCTTGAAGAAATTGAAGATGTACTTGGTATTGAATCATACCCTGTAACGTGGCCAATTGGCATGGGGAAACGATTCCAAGGAACGTATGACCGTTTTTCAAAACAAATTGAAGTATATCAAGGAAACAAAGAGTCATATTTTGCAGACTTTGACGGTGAAAATATCGACGATGAAATTAAAAAACACGTCGATGAAATGTATTTACCAGGCTTAGTGGATGATTTATCTTTATTAGACGAAGCAGGTAATGATTTTTCAATTGAAAAAGTAAAGCAAGGACTATTAACACCTGTTTTCTTCGGAAGTGCGATTGCAAACTTTGGTGTACAGTCTTTCTTTAACTCATTTTTACAATTAACATCACCGCCTCAGCCTCGTGAATCAACTAATGGCACCGTTCAGCCTACGGATGAAAACTTTTCAGGTTTCATCTTTAAAATTCAAGCGAACATGAACCCAGCTCACCGCGACCGTATTGCGTTCGTACGCGTATGTTCAGGAAAATTCGAGCGTGGAATGAACGTGACGTTAGCAAGAACAAACCGTAAAATGAAGCTAGCGCAGTCTCATCAATTCTTGGCATCAAGCCGTGAAACAGTAGACACGGCGTATCCTGGAGATATCATTGGTTTATACGATTCAGGCACGTATCAAATTGGTGATACAATTGTAGGAGAAGGAAAAGTATTCGAATTTGATGCTCTTCCAAAGTTCCCCCCTGAACTATTTGTAAAAGTTCGTGCGAAAAATGCAATGAAATCCAAGCACTTTGAAAAAGGAATTAATCAGCTTGTACAAGAAGGAGCCGTACAGCTTTACCGTACGCCGTTCTTTGGAGATTATATTTTAGGAGCAGTTGGTGAACTTCAGTTCCAAGTGTTTGAACATCGTATGAAAGGTGAGTACAATGTAGATCTTGAATTCACGCGCATGTCTCATAACATTGCAAAATGGGTAGACAAATCAACAATTGAAGATCGCATGCTAGATTCTCGCGTGATGCTAGTAGAAGATCGTGATAAGCATTCCGTTCTTATGTTTGAAAACGATTTTGTATGGCGTTTGTTCCAGGACAAATATCCATCTGTTAAATTCCTAGATCCGTTTAATCTATAA
- a CDS encoding DMT family transporter encodes MKAYLFLAIAIGSELFGTSMLKASNGFTKFWPSLGVLLGFGLAFYALSTSLQHIPLSVAYAIWSGVGTAVTAVIGVVIWKESGSLTMVFGIVLIIAGVILLNLKSVAH; translated from the coding sequence ATGAAAGCCTATTTATTTTTAGCGATTGCAATTGGTTCAGAATTATTTGGTACATCTATGTTAAAAGCATCAAACGGATTTACAAAATTTTGGCCTAGTCTTGGTGTTTTATTAGGATTTGGTCTTGCTTTCTATGCGCTTTCCACATCGCTTCAGCACATTCCACTCAGCGTTGCGTATGCCATTTGGTCTGGCGTAGGAACTGCTGTGACAGCTGTGATTGGTGTAGTCATTTGGAAAGAAAGCGGCAGTCTTACGATGGTATTTGGCATCGTATTAATCATTGCAGGAGTCATTCTTTTAAATTTAAAATCAGTGGCTCACTAA
- a CDS encoding TetR/AcrR family transcriptional regulator — translation MSTFDDILLAATQVVQRDGVGNLTLEKVAKEAGVSKGGLLYHFSSKDELIKQMLYSVTKQYDDGLNVQIEHDDAPGKWSRAYLAETLHDLQREQVMSAGLLAGIATNPELLQHFQKHYEKWQQHIEQDDIDPVLATIVRLAADGLWFSQMFGLAPVDPDMQKQIQQQLRKLTEEGFR, via the coding sequence GTGTCTACATTTGATGATATATTGCTTGCAGCTACGCAGGTTGTACAGCGTGACGGCGTTGGAAATTTAACGCTTGAAAAAGTAGCAAAAGAAGCCGGTGTCAGTAAAGGCGGTTTGTTGTATCACTTCTCTTCAAAAGATGAATTGATTAAACAAATGCTGTATTCAGTCACAAAACAATATGATGACGGACTAAACGTACAAATTGAACATGACGATGCTCCTGGCAAATGGAGCCGGGCTTATCTCGCTGAGACGCTTCATGATCTGCAGCGTGAACAAGTGATGAGCGCGGGGTTACTTGCAGGTATTGCAACCAATCCTGAACTCCTACAGCACTTTCAAAAACACTACGAAAAGTGGCAGCAGCATATTGAACAAGATGACATTGATCCAGTCCTCGCTACCATTGTGCGCTTAGCAGCTGACGGATTATGGTTCAGTCAAATGTTTGGGCTCGCACCCGTGGATCCAGACATGCAAAAACAGATTCAACAACAACTTCGCAAATTAACAGAGGAGGGTTTTCGATGA
- a CDS encoding poly-gamma-glutamate hydrolase family protein: MRDVYQSFQELSQCERAGIDYEIECVIRRREIVVLAIHGGTMEIGTEEVAEKIAEKLNATVYVFKTLKTENPFELHVTSANYDEEMARHLVKKSAVTLSLHGAYSDACTTYIGGRDEELEKAARQALSGFPISETPVHLKGVSPRNIANSNQRHKGLQLEITTPQYEQLLQNNQLFNEYVNAVVSAVESVM; the protein is encoded by the coding sequence ATGAGGGATGTGTATCAAAGTTTTCAAGAGCTATCTCAGTGCGAACGAGCGGGAATTGATTACGAAATAGAATGTGTCATTCGCCGGAGGGAAATTGTCGTGCTTGCTATTCACGGAGGAACGATGGAAATTGGAACAGAAGAAGTAGCGGAAAAAATAGCAGAAAAGCTGAACGCAACGGTGTACGTATTTAAAACGCTGAAAACAGAAAATCCGTTTGAATTACATGTTACGTCTGCAAACTACGATGAAGAAATGGCGCGTCATCTCGTTAAAAAATCAGCGGTCACGCTCTCTCTTCACGGTGCCTATAGCGACGCCTGCACGACTTATATCGGAGGAAGAGACGAAGAGTTAGAAAAAGCGGCGCGTCAAGCACTCTCAGGTTTTCCGATCAGTGAAACGCCCGTACATTTAAAAGGCGTTTCACCTCGAAATATCGCCAACAGCAATCAGCGCCACAAAGGGCTGCAACTTGAAATAACCACTCCTCAATATGAACAATTATTACAAAATAATCAGTTGTTTAACGAGTATGTGAATGCGGTAGTATCGGCTGTGGAATCAGTGATGTAA
- a CDS encoding HAD-IIIA family hydrolase: MIEAIFLDRDGTIGGSNKIEYPGDFQLFPQAKQAIREIKKQNIPLFSFTNQPDIAKGKVKKSQFISELLAFGFDDVYLCPHEDSDGCSCRKPKPDMLLKAAAEHSLNLANCILIGDHWKDLVAASAAGAQCILVLTGAGHDTLNEREKWADVQTAFIASNIQEAVEFIFTSLIPQPILPHSHTR, from the coding sequence ATGATTGAAGCGATATTTTTAGACCGAGATGGAACGATTGGCGGTAGTAATAAAATTGAATATCCAGGAGATTTCCAGCTATTTCCCCAAGCAAAGCAAGCGATTAGAGAAATAAAGAAACAAAACATTCCGCTGTTTTCCTTTACAAATCAGCCCGATATTGCAAAAGGAAAGGTAAAGAAATCACAGTTTATCTCTGAGCTTTTAGCGTTTGGGTTTGATGATGTTTACCTTTGTCCTCATGAAGATTCGGACGGATGTTCATGCCGCAAACCTAAGCCTGACATGCTGTTAAAAGCAGCCGCGGAGCACAGCTTAAATTTAGCCAACTGTATCTTAATTGGCGACCACTGGAAAGACCTCGTAGCAGCTAGTGCAGCAGGAGCTCAGTGTATTTTAGTGTTAACAGGCGCTGGGCACGACACGTTAAATGAACGAGAAAAATGGGCTGATGTACAAACAGCCTTTATTGCATCCAATATACAGGAAGCTGTTGAATTTATCTTTACATCACTGATTCCACAGCCGATACTACCGCATTCACATACTCGTTAA